The genome window TGTATTCAGTTCGCTTCGGTATTTTATAATGATTTCATCTCCGTCTGTTGTTGCCCTTCTGACTGCCTTTGTGTTCTCCAACCAAAGCAAATGAAACACATCTGAGTGAAGAGGAAGATAATGCCATGAAATACTGTTATCTACATGTGTAGAGTGTGCTGAGCAGACTGCATTCgaggtaaacgctgcatatgtaaGGTCAAcccggaaattacctttaaatttccATCGTGCAATATGTAACGTTTCAACGATACAGATTGAATTGAGCCAGAAATATCAGAGATTGAAACAATGCACCGCCACCTATTTGTGTAAGCATATAAAACGGGggggtaatacagttgaagtcggaagtttacacacaccttagccaattacatttaagctcagtttttcacagttactgacatttaatcctagtaagccttccctgtagctcagttggtagagcatggtgtttgcaacgccagggttgtgggttcgattcccacggggggccagcacaagaaaaaaaaaaaaaaaagaaattgtatgaaatgtatgcattcactactgtaagttgctctggatgactagtctgctaaatgactaaaatgtaaaaattccctgtcttaggtcagtttggatcaccactttatttgaagaatgtgaaatgtcagaataatagtagagagaatgatttatttcagctttcatttctttcatcacattcccaatggatcagaagtttacatacactcaattagtatttggtagcattacctttaaattgtttaacttgggtcaaacgtttcgggtagccttccacaagcttcccacaataagttgggtgaattccggcccattcctcctgacagagctggtgtaactgagtcaggtttgtaggcctccttgcttgcacacgctttctcagttctgcccacacattttctatagaattgaggtcagggctttgtgatggccactccaatatcttgactttgttgtccttaagccattttgccacaactttggaagttttcttggagtcattgtccatttggaagacccatttgtgaccaagctttaacttcctgactgatgtcttgagatgttgcttcaatatatccacacaatttcctcatgatgccatctattttgtgaagcgcaccagtccctcctgcagcaaagcacccccacaacatgttgctgccacccccatgcttcacggttgggatggtgttcttcggcttgtaagcctccccctttttcctccaaacataacgatggtcattatggccaaacagttttatttttgttccaaaaagtatgatctttgtccacatgtgcagttgcaaagcgtagtctgtcttttttatggcggttttggagcagtggcttcttccttgctgagcggcctttcaggttatgtcgatataggacttgttttactgtggatatagatacttttgtacctgtttcctccagcatcttcacaaggtccttcactgttgttctgggattgatttgcacttttcgcaccatagtacgttcatctctaggagacagaacgcacctCCTTCCTgaatggtatgacggctgcatagtcccatggtgtttatacttgcgtactattgtttgtacagatgaacatggtaccttcaggcgtttggaaattgctcccaatgatgtaccagacttgtggaggtctacaattatttttctgaggacttagctgatttcttttgattttcccatgatgtcaagcaaagaggcactgagtttgaaggtaggccttgaaatacatccacaggtaaacctccaattgactcaaattatgtcaattagcctatcagaagcttctaaagccatgacatcatttttctggaattttccaagctgtttaaaggcacagtcaacttagtgtatgtaaacttctgacccactggaattgtgatacagtgaattataagtgaaataatctgtctgtaaacagttgttagaaaaattacttgtgtcatgcacaaagtagatgtcctaaccgacttgccaaaactatagtttgttaacaagaaatttgtgtagtggttgaaaaacgggttttaatgactccaacctaagtgtatgtaaacttccgacttcaactgtagattgtttgtttgttcttCCTGCCTGTAAGGGTATTGAGTTGAGAGTGGGGAATAAACCAGGTTAATGGGGAGACAGGTTTTGCATTATTACTGCAATCACACCATGCAGACCTGTTGATGACACGGAGGAACAAAGACTGGATGGCGATCAGAAGTATAGATAAATACAGGTCAATGGAAAAGATAAGGAAAATACtgcatgtcagtcattgcatacaaaaaaaaaggaaaaaaagaaaccGCAACAATGATCAGGCGAGAGACAAATCTCCAGCCACGATCACCACGACGACAGACTCACACGGCTGCTACAAGACAAACTCTTTCAGCTGAACGTGTTCAACTCCATCTGTCAGTGGATCACTGACTTCCTGACCAAAAGGACGCAACACCTGAAACTGGGAAAACACCTTTCGGACTCTTTATCCCTCAGCACCGGAGCGCCGCAAGGATGCGTGCTCTCACCGACTCTACTCACTCTACACCAATGACTGCACCTCCAACAACGCATCTGTCAAACTgctcaagtttgcagatgacccCACTGTGGTCGTTCTCATCACCAATGAGTCCATGTGCCGTGGAGAGGTCGACCGGCTTATGGCCAGGTCCCATTAATATGGAACTCGCGGAAAGGGTGGTTGACTTCAGAAAACGCCCCTCCCCCCACCATCTCTCCTCCTCGAGATTGATGGCTCAGCTGTTAGCATGGCTGAATCTTACAAATTCCCGGGGACCATCGTCTCCCACAACCTCAaatgggaggacaacatcacaacGGTCACCAAGAAGGCACACCAGTAGATCCTGATCCGGTTTAACGCATCAGTTGTTGAGTCCATCCTCACCTCCTCCATCACCGTCTGGTTTGGGTCTGCATCTGCCCGCTGCAAGTAAAAACTGCAACAGATTGTCCGGTCTGCAGAGAGGGTCATTGGCTGCAAACCTGCCCTCCATCGAGGTCCTGCACTACTCCAGGGCAAGAAAGCGTGCAGGAAAGATCATCGCTGAACCCTCCCATTCCGGTCACCCCCTCCTCCAAAAATGTACTTGTGACCAAAACCTTCCGCCAACTGGCCATCcggccatctggcccatagagactaaaggactatgcactCTATGCTGGACACCGCATCAAGCCATCTCTGAACTGTACACAAAATAACTGCACTATAGTGCATTGCACTCTGTATACCAACCGTATACCCACTATAGAGTGTATATCTGCTCATTCTCTAATAGCTCTGTGCTCACTCTACCTAGTTGAatataatgtatgtaaactttgttTAAACTTCactgtctgtattctgtctctAAATGTGGTtgatcactagcagcaccatatcaccaagtaaAATATGTGTATTAAATGTACTTGGTGATGTAAAGGGGATTCTGATtcaaaaacatatattttctgTTTCTCTACTGTCATGTGGTAACAAGTAGCATTCAGTATTAAATGAGGGAAGTGAATGAATAGGTCTGTATACCACTCCACACCGAGCCCTGAGTGAGCACATGCCTGATCTGACTTAAAACTCTTTTGTTTAAAGAAAAGGCCCATAAATGAGGGCTTACAAATTTGTTTTCAAGGTGTCCAAATTCTTGCTGATCCGACCCCCcccacaccctctcctcctcatgtcCTCCACACTGGTCTCAAAGAGGAACTGACGACCTACAGCACTGTGTTCCCGTTTCCATAGAGACCGTGCCTCACTGGGGTCCCAGGGACTGGGCTTtaactttctttcttttttcattGGTGGGCTCTCAATAATGAGACAGGAAGGGAACAGTGGGGGGGGTTCTAGGAACCCGAGATGGGACAGAGAGAAGAAGCAAGCAACAAAAACATTCAGAAATGCATTCATAATGACATCACTACCATTTCCCACAGCCGTTCTCATAGAGGGAGCCCTCTGCCTTCATTCATTGGCTCGGAGTTGGCTTTTCAGGAGCCCGGGAGGCCATCTCTCCCCTCGTCTCAATGCCCTTTTTGTTTGCGGAACAGAGAGCTTGTTTCTAGGCCCACAGAAAAGCCTGGGTAATTTAGTTTGGGGTTGCCAGGAAGTCTGAGTCCTCTAGCTTGGCAACAATGGCAAATGTTATTGGCTCACTTTGAGGGCCCAGAAACTCCACAGCTGCAAATCCTGAATTCTAATAGAAACTCGTTTtttcccctcccactctctctctctctttctctgtccttacAAAttccttcacccctccatctcgaGTGATTGTAGAGTAGCACGACAGAAAAAGAGGAGCACTTTTCTGGGCTGTGTGGGTCCCCTAGGGGTTTAAGTGCGCAATAGTTGTTTGATTTAAATTGCTGTCTGCCTGCTAAACGTGACAGAGGTTGTTGTCTGATAAGCTGTGCccatatataaataaatacactttTACTTACTATTTATATAACAGACATGAATCTACAGTGTCTTCAAAGGGTATTCGCatatcttgactttttccacattttgttgtgttacagcctgaatttaaaattgagatgttttgtcactggcctacacacaataccccataatgtcatagtggaattatatttttcacatttttttcaaattaaataaaggtgaaaagttgaaatgtcttgagaaATACATtgttgttatggaaagcctaaataagttcaggagtaaacatttgcttaacaagtcacataagtttcatggactcactctgtgtgcaataatagtgtttaacatgattttggaatgactacctcatctctgtaccccacacatacaattatctgtaaggtccctcagtcgagcagtgaacttcaaacacacattcaaccacaaagcctcgcaaagaagggcacctattggtatatgggtaaaaataaaaatgcagacattgaatatcctattcagcatggtgatgttattaattacactttggatagtgtataaatatacccagtcacaacaaagatacaggcgtccttcctaactcatttgcTGGAGTGGAAGGAAACCGTTTAGGAATTTCACcaaggccaatggtgattttaaaacagttacagagtttaatgcctctgataggagaaaactgagaatgagaatggatcaacaacattatagttactccgCAACACTAATAATTGACAGTGTaataatattccaaaacatgcatcctgctagcaacaaggcactaaagtaatactgaaagaaaaaaaacgtggcaaagcaattcactttttgtcctgaatagaaaccgttatgtttggggcaaatccaatacaacacattactgagtaccactctccatatttccaAGAATATTggcggctgcatcatgttatgggtatgcttgtaatcaataaggactggggagtttttcaggataaaaatgaaatggaatggagctaagcacaggaaaaatctgagaggaaaaccttgttcagtttgctttccaccagacactgggagatgaattcacctttcagcaggacaacaacctaaaacacaaggccaaatctacactggagttgcttaccaagaagacagtgaatgttcctgagtggtcgagTTCCAGTTTAActtttatttgtatatatttgaTTGAATTTCAAAACATACAATCTTCCTGCATTGAAGCCGCTCAGATTTATattagggaaagggaaagggggatacctagtcagttgtacaactgaatgccttcaactgaaatgccttccacatttaacccaacccctctgaatcagaggtgcggggggctgccttaattgacatccacgtcttcggcgcccattACATTCAGTCATCCAGCAGACACTCCCATCCAGTGCGACCCACAAGAGCAACCAGGGTCAAGCGCCCCACCCAAGGGCACAAGGACAGATTCCCCACCCAGTCGAATCGGGGACCCAAACCAGCGACCTCTCGGCcaccggcccaagctcccaaccgccAGGCCACCAACCATCCAAACCCCCCCCCAGTTCCCTtcaagagctgcccctcaaccatccaagACCACGTGTAGGtgttgtgcaggtgttgttacacgtggtctgccactgcgaggacgatcagctgtctgtcctgtctccctgtagctctgtcttaggcgtctcacagtacggactttgcaatttattgccctggccacatctgcagtcctcatgcctccttgcagcatgcctaaggcacgttcacgcagatgagcagggaccctgggcatctttcttttggtgtttttcagagtctgtagaaaggtgtcctaagttttcataactgtgaccttaattgtctaccatctgtaagctgttagtgtcttaacgaccgtcccacgggtgcatgttcattaattgtttatggttcattgaacaaatatgggaaacagtgtttaaaccctttgcaatgaagatctgtgaagttatttggatttttatgaattatctttgaaagacagggtcctgaacaagggacgtttctttttgttGCCGAGTTGAGcttgtaccagtctgtttagctgtcattccactccttgccataCTGAACATGTTTGGTAATGACACAGAGTACAAGGAGTGGAATATAAGCAAAACAGGTTCTAGATTTAAGGCTGTGTGACAAATACCTTGCATATGTTTTACACACCAATTCTTTTTTATGGCCCTGTGAGATATTCTGGGCAGCAGATAAAAAGTAAAGTGGAGTTAGGGCTCGATCCAATCTGTAAAGCTGAAGCTGAATTCCCAATTGAGCCGGCATATGCAgtgtttactgtgaatgcagtctctTCTAAAGTGGAAACGTTCCCTTTAAATCACGCTGTAAAACTGAATTTACACGATGCGGATTGAATAGTGCCCTTTAGTCAGTAGACCAATAACAATTTTTATGGATGGTCTTAAATGTGAATAGAGGACCCGATAAATTAACTCTGTGCAAAAAAACTATTCTAACAATTGAATTCAATTTCTTAAAAAAGGAAGATAACTCTTCAAAACATTGACAAGTCTTCCGTTTCTGTAACAGGTCATTCTGAGTGGAGATTTGAAGTGTTTTGCTTCCATCTAGTGGGGGACTTTAAAATCACATGGTGAATTACCAACAGTAACTGGACAGTTGTACTTTATTAATAGTCTCGCTGAAGTCAAACTACAACTGAAAAAAAGTGGTAAAGCACAATTCAGTTGTGATCACTTTACTGATTTAGCAGTTCCAATATTCTGAAATCCACCATAGGCCTACACCTTCTCAAACAGACCCAGGACATCATGGACCATTTCTTTCATGAAAGGTTTATTACCAAAACGCAAGACAAAACATGTCAACTGTATTCTAAAGgcaaacacaatacaaaaaacaTACACCTCTCTATAGGATGTAGGTCCGCTGCATCAAAAAATTTAATAATGACAGCGAAAATGAAAACAATATGAGTTTCAGAATTCAAAAAGCTGAGATTGCTGAAAAATAAGAGAGAGAAGAACGTTTGCCATTGGAGAAAAAGGTCAGAACcacaaacaaaaaaatgcaaaactaTTTAACCCGACTCAACTAAGGTTTTCAGGGAAACAGGGGAATCTAGCTcttcaaaaacaaacaaaaaaacatttactaACATAAATACAGGGAAAGTACCAAGCCTTTATCATAATTGTTCCATTTTCAATTATCATTGTGGGTGCAATAGACTGGGTCTGTGCTTGATACATGCCACTACACTTTCCCTAGGTGTCATTTTCAAACACTCAAAGAAAGAGGTTAGAAGTCACAAATAAAATACCAATTCAAACAGTAAATGGTATTCACAAAGTCAAGTGTTGATCATTGTTCAGAGTACCCTGGTTGTGCTTAAAGCAAATACAAAACATTGAACAGGAGACTAGTTAAGCACTTTCAACAGATAACTGAACAGTTTTAGCTGGAAAAGAAAACCCATCTGGCTATGCATGTATACAAGCATTATGGAGATACACAGTAAGTAGTTGACAGCACTTGATAATATTTCTGTGAATGGTAATCGATTTAAGGTACACCTGAAAAGGAGGAACTTTGGGGGCAAATGCGGAAGGTGTTGCCACCTAAAAGGTGTTTTCAAAGATggccattgatgtgaatcacattcACTACCATTTAAATTGCACCTTTGTTCCCAATTCATAAATAAGTTGTGCAGTTTCCCCTACAACCTCAATAAACAAATACTTGAACAAAATATTAAATCCCTAATCCCAGGAATATTTGAGTGTTTTTGTCAAAATGCACTGCACATATTAAATATCTCAATTATTCTCACTTTCACAAAAGCAATGCTTTACACACACAGGAACAGCAGAAGTAAAAACGACATATATTGTAAACTATTCTCATGTTATATTCATCATGCATACATATATATGGAGTCACAGTTGTATACGTTGTGGTAATTGCAGTATATGTTGACAAATATCAAATATAGCATATTCAAGTTCTAAGGATCTGACTGGACTTACTATTTTGACAAATCCTTAAATCAACAATCTGAACATTCATCTGAACACTGTGTAGTAGAATAAAACTAATTGAGAACTTGGTTGATCACTCAACACTAGCAGTTTTCAAAAAAAAGATACAAATCTATTATCCCAAACATGTAGAAATAAATATTGTCTTTTCATGTCACCACTGTGTGTCGTCATTAAGATCATTAATCAAGTGATGTTGAGTAGGGGACGGGAAAAAGAACACAGTTTTCTGATTGAAGGATTAATAATTAGCACATTTACTGCCGATGCCTGGATTCAATCAACCTTCCTTTGTTTTTTCCTCATAAAGTTCTTCATTGCTTTGATTGTTTTTTTCAGCATCAGAGATTACTTGCATGAACAGATACAAATCTGAGGCTAAACCATAGAAGCTtcattgaaccagggactgtatgTGGCATAGTGCAGACATCAGATTAATCCACTGGAGGTCAAATCCGGATTTAGTTTGATGGCAAGGTTTTCATTTTGACCCTTTGTCACATCAgagattaaaaaaagaaaaggggGTATACTCGATATCAGAAGCATTTTAAAGCAGttttctgatgtgtgtgtggtaagGGTGATATCTTGACATGGCTGATATACTACACAGCTGGCGAGACTCTAGCAATACTTTTGCCCTAAACCTGTAACTAACTATGGCCAAAAGGGAATttcaacaaaataaaataaatcaaaatatgttttgcaTGAGCAGCAGAGGACAATATTGTCAGTGCAATTTAGgtaaaatgtgtatgtgtgtgagggggAAGGGGGTGGGGAATCTCACTCAAAATGAACCCAAATTCCTAACCCCATCCCAAGATCCAATTTGCTGATACCATACAAACATACGTTATTACACACTTTATATACTCAAGAGTAAAGCCAATTCCAGTCCCAAACAAAATCCCCCAAAAACTCCCAACCCCTGAAGCCCAGTTTTGACAGCTGTGTGTGGGCAGAGCAGACCACGACTGCGCTCACTCAGAGTCTGAATCAAGTGGCTCCATCTCATCTATGCCCTTCCGCTGGCGGGCCTCCTCCTCTGCGTGCTGCCGCTTGTGCCTGGAGTAGCTGGACGAGTGCACAAATGTCTTGCTGCAGATTGTGCATTCATACTTCCCCCCTGTGGAGTGAGATCTCTCATGGTGGTGGAGGTTGGACAACCTGGTGAAGGTCTTTTTACAGTAAGAGCAGCTGAACTTGTTGTCTCCCTTGTGCATTTGCTGGTGCCTGGCGAGGCTCTGCACTTGGCTGAAGTGCTTGTCACACTGCTCGCATGCATATGGTCCTTCCTCTTCCTCAGAGACCGATGCTTGGCGCTGGCGCTTGGCAGCTCTTGACCGCTTGTTCTTCTTGCAGAGGGTGTAGAAGTTGGGTTTGTCCCTCGAGCACAACTTGAGGCGTATTTTCAAGTCAGAGGACTTGGTGAGACCGTCTTTACCATGGGCATAGTTATTAAGCAGGTCCTTGACATGAGAGACCTGGTGCTTTGAGAGGCCAATGGAGTTCTTGAAGGTCATATCACATTGTGTACATGCATAGAATTTCTCTCCAGAGAGATTCTTCCTGATAGGGAACTTCTTCTCAGTAGGGAATTTCTTTTCGCCAGGGATCTTCTTCTTATCAGCCTGCTTCTTCTTTTTCCTGCTGCCAGGTGGGCGGCGGACATAACTGATTTCAGCAGGTATGACACCAGAGGGAATACCCTTCCCTTTTTTGTGGATGAGCCGATGACGCGACAAGCTGGAGCTGTGGTTAAAATCCTTCCCACAGATGTTGCATGGGTAAACTCTCATGCCCCGATGTGTTCTTAGGTGAGTTCCGAGAGCTCTTCTGCTTTTGAATCGCATTGCACACTGCGTGCATTTGTATTTGTTCCCCTCACCTGACCCTgtatctgtttgtttgtttgggggtgggggtgccTTTCCTGTGTGCAATTGTTGGTGTCTTGATAGGCTTGAGGAATGACTGTAGCATTTCCCACAGTAGTTGCAGCTGTAGTATCCCCCTGGTGAGATATATTCCCATTTCTCTGAGCCCGAATCAGAGCCATCTCCAACAGGGACCAGCTGGCTACTCCCTGGCTCAGTGTGGTCATCCTCATCCGAGTCGTCCGTCTTTACTACAACACTCTGTTCTGCTATCTCACAGCCAGGGAACTCCTCTTCATATTGGGCAAAGAAGGGTTCGTCTGGCTCTTCCTTCACATGCTCCAGATTTAGGCCAGACCCCTCGTCCGCCTCCTTTTTCACACAGGATATTGTGAACTTGGACCCGACCTCGGCCCACTTGACAACATATTCTATGGGTTGGGTATCCAGTTCCACCGTGATGAAGTCTGCCCCAAGTGCATCCGGTTCAGACGAAGTCAAGTCAGTCTCGGAGTCCTCCATTGGAGCAGACCCCAAACGTCAATGTGTGTAACTTTTGGTCTCGTTGGAATTACAGGGTCAATGGTACAATAAGACTCCACCACTCctaaaagagaaaaaaaagtcaAAAATTGGTTTTTGACATAACAAATGAACACCACATCCAATAAtattacacataaacaaaattaCTTTGAAAATCACAGGTAAAAACATTTACATACTTGTACTTTCACTATCGAAACGTGGAGTTGAATTGAGTGCAAATGAACCGAGGAAGTGCTTTGCATTACGTTGACTGGAGAAAATTAAACAAAAAACGACTTTGCTTCAGTAGGAGTGGTGCTACGTTAAACGGTTGTATGAGCTTGCGCGAAACACCAGAAATGATTAGTAATTAGAAAATGTTAGTAAATGTACTACATTTGAGGACGAAAGTAAATTACCAGACAAAGCAGCAACAATAAACAGGAAATACAGTAGGGACTGGGATGAGCACAATGCATTATGGGAGGGGATTAAATGGGCTGTAGCTAAAAGGCCGCCTACCAACAGACAGGAGATGTATGTATTGtgtctaaaacactcacaaatccCAAAATGGCATCTCAGAACTACATCGACCAAAGATATTAGTTAGTACAATGTATGTTTTATTCATTCTCTAGGATTATCTCAGAAGGCTCTCTGGCTAAAGCGAAATCATTCTGCCCGCCATAAAAATAGCGCTGAGCATAAACCATGGTTTTCTTTTTTCGTAATCGTGCATTATTCAATAGATTTTTCTCAGACAAATCTTTCTCTATCGACCAAACTGCATAGTACTGATCATAGAAAACATAATACATTAAACAATGGACATGTCTAGTCACTGATCATGTAAATCTTGGCGGGTTGACAGGGTCAAATCCAGCATCGATGACACATGCAGCTTGAGGAGGGCATAAAACGAGAGCCAACGCTCCAGGGCTTGCTTCATACGATTATCCACAGCAAATTCTTTCATCAGAAGTCCCCTCGTTACGAGATGgacgttttcatttttttttacaggACTTACCACCAACCGTGGCTGAGTACATCACCCGGCATAATATGCTCAATAGATATGGCAAGCTGGCTATATTTGGCATAAATAACCAAGACGTTATTGTATTGTCGGTGTTGTGATTATAAGGCAGGTTATGTAGCCAAATTTGACGTATGAACAATTAGCTATACCGAATTAAGCGATGGCGCAAGCTTAATGGTCTCGAGATTAGTATTTACCGGGCTTTTATCCTTTTAGATTCGTTGTCTTGACCCTCGACGAAATGAGTCGATTCTGCCGCACCTCTGTCAGTTCACAATCAGCGTCCTCATGAATGTCAAGCCTTGGCAATGGCTGCGTACCATCACTGATTTTAAATACTGTGGATTGCCTTAACGCGTTGAAGGACAgtgtgtggctagctagctagccacatgcATTTTAAATCTATGAGCTATACCGCTCCTGCGCAGCATGCAAATCTCGAATTTCATTGGGCAATGCACCAGAGAGGACCAATCATTGGACAGGACATGGCTACCAAGCACAGGGTGTCGTGAAAACTGTAGTGAACAGTTTATTTAAACTGTCGAATTATTCGTCTACTGTCCATTTACGTGCAAAGATACAATTTAAAAGTTCGATTGTTAAAATAAGAGTCATTGCATTCACCCTTTCCATTTCTAACCATCTAATATCAGATGTATTGTCGATCCAAACACAGGACGTCGTTCTCGTCTTTACGACGTTTTGAGTGGTGATGTGTCATGTGGTGCATGTCAACCACAAGTATGCTACTAGCTAGCTGTCACTGTAACGAAATGTTGTCTGACTGGGTCGGAGTTGAGAAACTAGTAGTACACTGAATAATGTCAAAGCAGCTAACTATTCAGTGTTATTCAGAAGCTAGCGTTAAGATAGCCAGAAACAAGACGAGGTAGTGCTAGCTAGT of Salmo salar chromosome ssa01, Ssal_v3.1, whole genome shotgun sequence contains these proteins:
- the LOC106605805 gene encoding zinc finger protein 883, with product MEDSETDLTSSEPDALGADFITVELDTQPIEYVVKWAEVGSKFTISCVKKEADEGSGLNLEHVKEEPDEPFFAQYEEEFPGCEIAEQSVVVKTDDSDEDDHTEPGSSQLVPVGDGSDSGSEKWEYISPGGYYSCNYCGKCYSHSSSLSRHQQLHTGKAPPPPNKQTDTGSGEGNKYKCTQCAMRFKSRRALGTHLRTHRGMRVYPCNICGKDFNHSSSLSRHRLIHKKGKGIPSGVIPAEISYVRRPPGSRKKKKQADKKKIPGEKKFPTEKKFPIRKNLSGEKFYACTQCDMTFKNSIGLSKHQVSHVKDLLNNYAHGKDGLTKSSDLKIRLKLCSRDKPNFYTLCKKNKRSRAAKRQRQASVSEEEEGPYACEQCDKHFSQVQSLARHQQMHKGDNKFSCSYCKKTFTRLSNLHHHERSHSTGGKYECTICSKTFVHSSSYSRHKRQHAEEEARQRKGIDEMEPLDSDSE